In Flavobacterium sp. N3904, one DNA window encodes the following:
- a CDS encoding phosphopantetheine-binding protein: protein MEALKQELKSKIIEVLNLEDITIEDINDDDALFGDGLGLDSIDALELIVMLDKDYGIKLIDPKEGKTIFQSIETMAAYIAANRVK from the coding sequence ATGGAAGCATTAAAACAAGAATTAAAAAGTAAAATCATTGAAGTTTTGAACCTTGAAGATATAACAATAGAAGATATCAATGATGATGATGCCTTATTTGGCGATGGGCTAGGACTTGATTCTATCGATGCATTAGAACTTATTGTTATGTTGGACAAGGATTACGGAATAAAATTAATTGACCCAAAAGAAGGAAAAACTATTTTTCAATCTATAGAAACCATGGCTGCCTATATTGCTGCCAATAGGGTGAAATAA
- a CDS encoding 3-oxoacyl-ACP synthase, with the protein MGINKTYIQSYCTIRNNEVILNGESILKLEPTTFSDFSKKTYQSFEMNYPKFFKMDNLSKLAFLGAELLLKTEYEADVENNIALVFANTSSSLDTDMKYQNSISDPDNFYPSPAVFVYTLPNICLGEISIRHQLKSENSFFIFADYNPIFMEKYSNLLLKTNKADKVLCGWVEYYNEEYNAFLYLVDKKGELVHEQELLKKLYNQ; encoded by the coding sequence ATGGGAATAAATAAAACCTATATTCAGTCCTATTGTACGATTCGGAATAACGAGGTTATACTGAATGGAGAATCTATTTTAAAGTTGGAACCAACTACTTTTTCTGATTTTTCAAAGAAAACCTATCAAAGTTTTGAAATGAATTATCCCAAGTTTTTTAAAATGGATAATTTGAGTAAATTGGCTTTTTTGGGTGCAGAACTGCTTTTGAAAACAGAGTATGAAGCTGATGTGGAAAACAATATTGCATTGGTTTTTGCCAACACATCATCAAGCCTGGATACTGATATGAAATATCAAAATTCTATTTCAGATCCAGATAATTTTTATCCGAGTCCAGCGGTCTTTGTCTATACTTTGCCAAATATTTGCCTTGGCGAAATAAGTATCAGGCATCAATTGAAAAGCGAAAATTCTTTCTTTATATTTGCGGATTATAATCCTATTTTTATGGAGAAATATTCCAATTTACTTTTAAAAACGAATAAAGCAGATAAAGTATTATGTGGATGGGTTGAATATTACAATGAAGAATATAATGCCTTTTTGTATTTAGTAGATAAAAAAGGAGAATTAGTACACGAACAAGAACTATTAAAAAAACTATACAATCAATAA
- a CDS encoding ABC transporter ATP-binding protein, with translation MKSIIQISNLSKMYKDAETYSLDNFTLDIKEGQIFGLLGPNGAGKTTLISILCGLVKPTSGSFTIDGLTYAKNAFKIKEIIGVVPQEYALYPTLTARENLLYFGSMYGLKGADLKEKVIDSLEFLGLLKFADKRIETFSGGMKRRVNLIAGILHNPKVLFLDEPTVGVDVHSKNVIIEYLKELNKTGTTIIYTSHHLSEAQDFCTNIAIIDRGIIYAEGTPNDLISATANARNLEDVFISLTGKELRDDI, from the coding sequence TTGAAATCTATTATTCAAATATCAAATCTGTCCAAAATGTACAAAGATGCCGAAACGTATTCTTTGGATAATTTTACTTTGGATATAAAAGAAGGCCAAATTTTTGGTTTGTTAGGTCCCAATGGAGCCGGAAAAACAACATTGATTTCCATACTTTGTGGCTTGGTTAAGCCCACTTCCGGAAGTTTTACCATAGATGGTTTGACGTATGCCAAAAATGCTTTCAAAATTAAAGAAATAATTGGAGTTGTTCCGCAAGAATATGCTTTATACCCAACTTTAACTGCTAGAGAAAATTTATTGTATTTTGGAAGTATGTATGGTTTAAAGGGAGCCGATCTCAAAGAAAAAGTGATTGACAGCCTCGAATTTCTTGGACTTTTAAAGTTTGCAGATAAGCGTATCGAAACCTTTTCGGGAGGTATGAAACGTCGTGTCAATTTGATTGCTGGAATTTTGCATAATCCTAAAGTGCTTTTCCTAGATGAACCAACAGTAGGTGTTGATGTACATTCGAAAAATGTTATCATAGAGTACTTAAAGGAACTTAATAAAACCGGAACCACCATTATATATACTTCACACCATTTATCTGAAGCACAGGATTTTTGTACTAATATTGCTATTATCGATAGAGGAATAATTTATGCAGAGGGAACGCCAAACGATTTGATTTCAGCTACCGCAAATGCCAGAAATCTGGAAGATGTTTTTATTTCATTAACCGGAAAAGAATTGAGAGATGATATATAA
- a CDS encoding ABC transporter permease, with the protein MIYKLFRSVFKEFLLLKRDMGGVVTLFLMPLVLIITVTLIQDSTFKTKNDSKIPILLVDYDKGNVSKTVYDNLQKSNVFSVITKIDNQAITEAIAKEAVFKGKYQLAIIIPSHLSVDLQAKIDQNVQKIVSSLGFADSLSTQSKVKIVNQKEVKLYFDPAVQLSFKSGVMNAIDKMISQIETKSIYTTFQEQLGEGDTSFEQKSFITFKEIVPRVNNKDITPNSVQHNVPAWTLFAIFFIVIPLSINIVKEKTQGTFIRLRTNPVSNSIVLAGKTVMYLIICLIQFYMMVGVAIFLFPHLGLPALNVEGNLMLMTVVALFSGLAAIGFGILLGTIAKTQEQSAPFGATAVIILAAIGGVWVPVFAMPKIMQIIAQSSPMNWGLEAFYDVLLRNASLLDLVPELSLLFLFFIVTTTIALLYEKKKRAV; encoded by the coding sequence ATGATATATAAACTTTTTAGATCTGTATTTAAAGAATTCTTGTTGTTAAAACGAGATATGGGCGGCGTAGTAACGTTATTTTTGATGCCATTAGTATTAATTATAACAGTGACACTCATTCAGGACAGTACTTTTAAAACCAAAAACGATTCGAAAATACCTATTCTTTTGGTTGATTATGACAAGGGAAATGTTTCTAAAACGGTTTATGATAATTTACAAAAAAGCAATGTTTTTTCGGTTATTACCAAAATAGACAACCAAGCTATTACGGAGGCTATTGCCAAAGAAGCTGTTTTTAAAGGGAAATATCAGCTGGCAATAATTATCCCATCACATTTAAGTGTCGATTTGCAGGCAAAGATTGATCAAAATGTTCAAAAAATTGTAAGCAGTCTTGGATTTGCAGATTCTTTGTCAACTCAATCTAAAGTTAAAATTGTAAACCAAAAAGAGGTGAAATTATATTTTGATCCAGCGGTACAATTGAGTTTTAAAAGTGGCGTTATGAATGCTATTGACAAAATGATTTCTCAAATAGAAACAAAATCAATCTATACTACTTTTCAAGAACAACTTGGCGAAGGAGACACAAGTTTTGAGCAAAAGAGTTTTATTACTTTCAAAGAAATTGTGCCTAGAGTAAACAACAAAGATATAACACCAAATTCAGTACAACACAATGTTCCCGCATGGACACTTTTTGCTATATTTTTTATAGTAATTCCTTTGTCTATTAATATTGTAAAAGAGAAAACACAAGGAACTTTTATACGTTTACGTACTAATCCTGTATCGAATAGTATTGTTTTGGCTGGAAAAACAGTTATGTATCTAATCATTTGTTTGATTCAGTTTTACATGATGGTTGGAGTAGCTATATTCTTGTTTCCACATTTAGGTTTGCCAGCGCTCAATGTCGAAGGAAATCTGATGTTAATGACTGTTGTTGCTTTATTTTCAGGTTTAGCGGCAATAGGTTTTGGAATTTTATTGGGGACCATTGCCAAAACACAAGAACAATCGGCTCCGTTTGGTGCAACTGCAGTAATTATTTTGGCGGCTATTGGGGGTGTTTGGGTTCCAGTATTTGCGATGCCAAAAATAATGCAGATCATAGCACAATCCTCACCAATGAACTGGGGATTGGAAGCTTTTTATGATGTACTTTTGCGCAATGCAAGTCTGTTGGACTTGGTTCCCGAATTAAGTTTATTATTTTTATTTTTTATTGTTACCACAACCATTGCATTGCTGTATGAAAAGAAGAAAAGAGCTGTATAA
- a CDS encoding outer membrane beta-barrel protein, producing MKLNNQSVAGIVIILFTFFASLQTQAQVTFRPGLRAGANFSHFTKGNNYYYDPYNPNSNSSSNNIDYSTKTSFYIGFYGALKLSKYYTLQPEIDYSSQGSNYSSSTNRNVDLNVDYLSFEIMNKFTFNDKFNVHLGPTLDFVVNKNFDTDTNVDMAFVLGMGVNLTPNFGIEARVKKGIIPVIDFDSNHTNVVFSIGGTYTFDVK from the coding sequence ATGAAATTAAATAATCAAAGTGTCGCAGGAATAGTTATAATCCTTTTTACTTTTTTTGCAAGCTTGCAAACTCAGGCTCAGGTTACTTTTAGACCAGGGTTAAGGGCAGGAGCCAATTTTTCTCATTTTACCAAAGGGAATAATTATTATTATGATCCTTATAATCCAAATAGCAATTCTAGTTCAAACAATATAGATTACAGTACAAAAACAAGTTTTTATATCGGATTTTATGGCGCTTTGAAACTCTCTAAATATTATACGCTGCAACCAGAAATTGATTATTCATCTCAAGGCTCAAATTATAGTTCATCAACCAATAGAAATGTTGATTTAAATGTGGATTATTTGTCTTTCGAGATCATGAATAAATTTACTTTCAACGATAAGTTTAATGTTCATTTAGGCCCAACTCTTGATTTTGTGGTGAACAAAAACTTTGATACCGATACCAATGTTGATATGGCTTTTGTATTGGGAATGGGTGTAAATCTCACGCCAAATTTTGGAATAGAAGCAAGAGTAAAAAAGGGTATTATTCCGGTTATTGACTTTGACAGTAATCACACCAATGTAGTTTTCTCAATTGGTGGAACGTATACTTTTGATGTAAAATAA
- a CDS encoding outer membrane lipoprotein carrier protein LolA, translating into MKIKIYIIVLFLIGFQFKALAQEQKMVESEIVAFKQSVAVMAKKIKSLNTDFVQYKHLDFLSKDIETSGKMIFKEPNTLLWQYKKPYSYSIIFKNGKILINDEGKKSAVDIGNSKLFGKINKLIVGSVSGDLFDDNEFSITYFKNKEQNISKFIPKDATLKKYIKQIELTFDKEEATVVQVKLLESSSDYTRIVFKNKIINAKIDESAFTN; encoded by the coding sequence ATGAAGATTAAAATTTATATAATAGTGCTGTTTCTAATTGGTTTTCAATTTAAAGCATTAGCGCAAGAGCAAAAAATGGTTGAAAGCGAAATTGTTGCTTTTAAACAGTCTGTTGCTGTAATGGCAAAAAAAATCAAGAGTTTGAATACAGATTTTGTACAATACAAGCATTTGGATTTCTTATCGAAAGATATTGAAACTTCCGGAAAAATGATTTTTAAGGAGCCGAATACTTTGCTTTGGCAATATAAAAAGCCATACAGTTATTCTATTATTTTTAAGAATGGAAAAATATTGATTAACGATGAAGGTAAAAAAAGTGCCGTAGATATTGGGAATAGTAAGCTTTTCGGGAAAATAAATAAGCTGATCGTTGGCAGTGTAAGTGGCGATTTATTTGATGATAATGAATTTTCTATAACATATTTTAAAAATAAAGAGCAAAATATTAGTAAATTTATTCCAAAAGATGCAACTTTAAAGAAATATATCAAGCAAATTGAATTAACTTTTGACAAAGAGGAGGCTACCGTGGTTCAAGTTAAATTGTTGGAATCATCGTCAGATTATACCCGAATTGTTTTTAAAAACAAAATAATCAATGCAAAAATCGACGAATCTGCCTTTACGAATTAG
- a CDS encoding beta-ketoacyl synthase chain length factor, translated as MKKTYINGLGCISAQKTFDTVFLEEAEVNNNDIFLPLKTPVYKDFIPPVAIRRMAKGVKNGIVASILALREAKLESVDAIITGTGMGCIEDSEKFLKAILDNDEQFLTPTSFIQSTHNTVGGQIALGLQCKSYNLTYVNGSISFESALLDAKMKIEEHDATSVLVGGIDEIADYTASLFKLAGFIKKENEKPFSVLGSTTKGVVFSEGSTFFVLENEKKENSQVEILDIEIINALDISEVENKIIEFLNSNNLNPETIDAVVLGYNGDVESDLYYKNLSERSFANTPQMYYKHLIGEYDTASAFGLWVAVKIIKTQTIPEIIKVNTLEKSEYKTILLYNQRNGIDHSFTLITKC; from the coding sequence ATGAAAAAGACATATATCAACGGATTAGGTTGTATTTCTGCTCAAAAAACATTCGATACTGTTTTTTTGGAAGAGGCCGAAGTTAATAACAATGATATTTTTTTACCATTAAAAACACCTGTTTATAAGGATTTTATTCCTCCGGTTGCTATTCGAAGAATGGCAAAAGGAGTTAAAAATGGTATTGTAGCTTCGATACTTGCTTTGAGAGAAGCAAAATTGGAGTCTGTTGATGCAATTATTACAGGAACTGGAATGGGTTGCATTGAAGATTCGGAGAAATTTTTAAAAGCCATTCTCGATAATGACGAACAGTTTTTAACACCAACATCTTTTATTCAATCGACACACAATACAGTTGGTGGTCAGATTGCATTGGGTTTACAGTGTAAATCGTATAATTTGACTTATGTAAACGGATCGATTTCGTTTGAATCTGCATTACTCGACGCCAAAATGAAGATCGAAGAGCATGATGCAACTTCTGTTTTAGTTGGAGGAATTGATGAAATTGCCGATTACACGGCTTCACTTTTTAAGTTGGCAGGATTTATAAAAAAAGAAAATGAAAAACCTTTTTCTGTTTTGGGATCCACTACAAAGGGGGTTGTTTTTAGTGAAGGATCCACTTTTTTTGTTTTAGAGAATGAAAAAAAAGAAAATTCGCAGGTTGAAATTTTGGATATTGAAATCATTAATGCATTAGATATTTCTGAAGTTGAAAATAAAATCATAGAGTTTTTAAATTCGAATAATTTGAATCCAGAAACGATTGATGCTGTAGTTCTTGGATATAATGGTGATGTAGAATCTGATTTGTATTATAAAAACCTATCTGAAAGAAGTTTTGCAAATACACCGCAAATGTACTACAAGCATTTGATTGGCGAATATGATACTGCCTCGGCATTCGGGTTGTGGGTTGCAGTAAAAATCATTAAAACCCAAACTATTCCCGAAATAATAAAAGTGAATACTTTGGAAAAATCAGAATATAAAACCATTCTTTTATACAATCAGCGTAACGGAATTGACCATAGTTTTACTTTAATAACAAAATGCTAA
- a CDS encoding acyl-CoA thioesterase, with protein MKRRKELYNEATALTITQEIRVRFNETDPLGIVWHGNYITYFEDGREAFGRHHGISYLDIFDSGFTTPIVKSTCEHKLSLRYGDIARIETTIVDTPAAKMIYRYKIFDAKNEIACTGETVQVFLDAKGELMLTNPPFYEEWKRKVGLIN; from the coding sequence ATGAAAAGAAGAAAAGAGCTGTATAACGAAGCAACCGCTTTGACCATCACCCAAGAAATTAGAGTGCGATTTAATGAAACTGATCCGCTTGGAATTGTTTGGCATGGTAATTATATCACTTATTTTGAAGATGGGAGAGAGGCTTTTGGTCGTCATCACGGGATTTCTTATTTGGATATTTTTGATAGTGGGTTTACAACACCTATTGTAAAATCGACTTGTGAACACAAGTTATCGTTGCGATATGGTGATATTGCCCGTATAGAAACAACGATTGTAGACACTCCAGCTGCAAAAATGATTTACAGATACAAAATATTCGATGCAAAAAACGAAATTGCCTGTACAGGAGAAACAGTTCAGGTTTTTTTGGATGCGAAAGGAGAATTGATGTTGACTAATCCTCCATTTTATGAAGAATGGAAACGTAAAGTGGGATTGATAAATTAA
- a CDS encoding BtrH N-terminal domain-containing protein: METNFTHHQSAHCENGVASNLLKHNGLNISEPMVFGIGSGLFFVYLPFLKVNYAPAISYRPMPGSIFNKLAKRLGLKIKRQKFSSEANAIKALDENLKNNIPSGLQVGVYNLTYFPDEYRFHFNAHNLVVYGKTETDYLISDPVMENVTTLTHAELNKVRFARGAFAPRGQMYYPIQVPANVDLKGAIIKGIKNTCRDMLAPMPIIGVRGIRYVAKLIKKWPVKEGIKKANHYLAQIVRMQEEIGTGGGGFRFIYAAFLQEASVILENKELQTLSLEMTAIGDLWRDFAVEASRVYKNRSTKVDVYNTLSDELLVIADKEEAFFKKLKKAIS, translated from the coding sequence ATGGAAACCAATTTTACACATCATCAATCGGCTCATTGTGAGAATGGAGTTGCTTCCAATTTGTTAAAACATAATGGATTGAACATTAGCGAACCTATGGTTTTTGGAATCGGTTCTGGACTTTTCTTTGTTTATTTGCCTTTTTTAAAAGTGAATTATGCGCCGGCAATCAGTTACAGGCCTATGCCGGGTTCTATTTTTAATAAGTTGGCCAAGCGATTGGGATTAAAAATAAAAAGACAAAAATTTTCCAGTGAAGCCAATGCCATTAAAGCATTAGATGAAAATTTAAAAAATAATATTCCTTCCGGATTGCAAGTAGGCGTTTATAATCTTACCTATTTTCCTGATGAATATCGTTTTCATTTTAACGCTCATAACCTAGTGGTTTATGGAAAAACGGAAACCGATTATTTAATCAGTGATCCCGTTATGGAAAACGTAACGACGCTTACACATGCCGAATTGAATAAAGTGCGTTTTGCCAGAGGGGCTTTTGCGCCAAGAGGTCAAATGTATTATCCAATTCAGGTTCCTGCCAATGTCGATTTGAAAGGAGCAATTATAAAAGGAATAAAAAATACATGTAGGGACATGTTGGCACCCATGCCGATTATCGGAGTGCGCGGAATTCGTTACGTAGCCAAACTCATAAAAAAATGGCCTGTAAAAGAAGGAATCAAGAAAGCCAATCATTATTTGGCTCAAATTGTTAGAATGCAGGAAGAAATAGGAACAGGTGGCGGAGGTTTCCGATTTATATATGCAGCCTTTTTACAAGAGGCTTCTGTAATTTTAGAAAATAAAGAACTGCAAACGCTTTCACTTGAAATGACTGCTATTGGTGATTTATGGCGAGATTTTGCTGTAGAAGCTTCTCGAGTTTATAAAAATAGAAGCACTAAAGTTGATGTTTACAATACCCTTTCGGATGAACTTTTGGTTATTGCCGATAAAGAAGAAGCATTTTTTAAGAAATTAAAAAAAGCTATAAGCTAA
- a CDS encoding 3-hydroxyacyl-ACP dehydratase, with amino-acid sequence MLLQDFYTITSLEKTAESKYLAMILINEEHDVFNGHFPGNPIMPGVCMMQIIKELTEQITESSLFMQSLSNVKFMALINPFNTPELRLELDITTTEDDLVKVKNISYFNETVALKLSSVYRKIES; translated from the coding sequence ATGTTATTACAAGATTTTTATACAATAACTTCATTAGAAAAAACCGCTGAATCAAAATATTTGGCAATGATTTTAATAAATGAAGAGCATGATGTTTTCAATGGACATTTTCCAGGTAATCCTATAATGCCAGGGGTATGTATGATGCAAATTATTAAAGAACTTACGGAGCAAATTACCGAAAGTTCTTTGTTTATGCAATCCCTATCGAATGTTAAATTCATGGCATTAATTAACCCATTCAACACTCCGGAATTGCGCTTGGAACTGGATATTACAACAACTGAGGACGATTTGGTAAAAGTGAAAAATATCAGTTATTTTAATGAAACTGTTGCCTTAAAATTGAGCAGTGTCTACCGAAAAATAGAATCTTAA
- a CDS encoding beta-ketoacyl-[acyl-carrier-protein] synthase family protein encodes MLREVYITETNCITPIGFDVAANIKNIENKVSGIQLHNNTDLMNTPFYASIIKDEDLDLAFEKVAPKGNYSRLEKMMILALDPIVNKAKLALDSKIGFILSTTKGNVSDLKKNTENIPEQVYLHQLANTIADFFGFKTEPIVVSNACVSGILAVSVAKRLIQAEVYDAVFVVAGDEVSDFVVSGFNSFQAMSDLPCKPYSINRTGVTLGEAAAAVLVSKDKKNAKIIIIGDGSINDANHISGPSRTGEGLYRSIESALAEAKINSNQIDYISAHGTATPFNDEMEAIAFNRLGLEKVPVNSLKGFYGHTLGASGLLETVIGIQSVQESKLFVSLGFDQIGVSQEINVIQETEGKDITCFLKTASGFGGCNTAVLFEKVK; translated from the coding sequence ATGTTAAGAGAAGTTTATATAACCGAAACAAACTGCATTACACCCATTGGGTTTGATGTTGCTGCCAATATAAAAAATATTGAAAATAAAGTTTCCGGTATACAATTGCATAACAATACCGATTTGATGAATACGCCATTTTATGCTTCGATCATTAAGGACGAGGATCTGGATTTGGCTTTTGAAAAAGTGGCTCCTAAAGGGAATTACTCCAGATTGGAAAAAATGATGATTCTGGCTCTGGACCCAATTGTCAATAAAGCAAAATTAGCATTAGACTCAAAAATAGGTTTTATACTTTCGACAACCAAAGGTAATGTTTCTGATTTAAAAAAGAATACTGAAAACATTCCTGAACAGGTATATTTACATCAACTAGCAAATACCATTGCTGATTTTTTTGGATTTAAAACGGAACCGATTGTAGTTTCAAATGCCTGTGTTTCTGGTATTTTAGCGGTGTCGGTAGCCAAACGGTTAATCCAGGCTGAAGTGTATGATGCTGTATTTGTTGTTGCTGGCGATGAAGTTTCAGACTTTGTTGTGTCGGGGTTTAATTCGTTTCAGGCGATGAGTGATTTGCCGTGCAAACCGTATTCTATAAACAGGACCGGAGTTACACTAGGCGAGGCGGCCGCAGCAGTTTTGGTTTCTAAAGACAAAAAAAATGCCAAAATTATAATAATCGGTGACGGCTCAATCAACGATGCCAATCATATTTCAGGCCCTTCCAGAACTGGAGAAGGACTTTATAGAAGTATCGAAAGTGCTTTGGCGGAAGCCAAAATAAACAGCAATCAAATTGATTATATTTCGGCACACGGTACAGCCACTCCGTTTAATGATGAAATGGAAGCCATTGCGTTCAATAGATTGGGACTCGAAAAAGTTCCGGTAAATAGTCTAAAAGGCTTTTATGGGCATACATTAGGCGCATCCGGATTATTGGAAACCGTAATTGGAATTCAATCGGTTCAGGAAAGTAAACTCTTTGTTTCATTGGGTTTTGATCAAATAGGAGTGAGTCAGGAGATTAATGTGATACAAGAAACAGAGGGTAAAGATATTACTTGCTTTTTGAAAACCGCTTCTGGTTTTGGAGGTTGCAACACAGCAGTTTTATTCGAAAAAGTTAAGTAA
- a CDS encoding polysaccharide deacetylase family protein: MLKHKITAVFFISILMLLTFFSFFVAIEIKYFIMVACLWFLVVLIGSSFISLNYHVNAYCNNPTETDKKIAITFDDGPHDFTLPVLDVLKKYNVKATFFCIGKNVESHPENLKKIIDEGHVIGNHSYSHSSVFDFYRKDRVIAEIKKTDALIESVTGKKTTLFRPPYGVTNPSIRRALAVTKHKTIGWNIRSLDGIIKNEKFIFERVIKRIKPGGIVLLHDTSLQTVIVLEQILQFLQKNNYTVVSLEQLLHIKAYED; encoded by the coding sequence ATGCTAAAACACAAAATAACAGCTGTTTTTTTTATTTCGATTTTGATGCTACTCACTTTTTTTAGTTTTTTTGTAGCTATTGAAATCAAGTACTTTATAATGGTTGCTTGTCTTTGGTTCTTGGTAGTTTTGATTGGTTCCTCTTTTATTTCATTAAATTATCATGTCAATGCCTACTGCAATAATCCAACAGAAACTGACAAGAAAATTGCAATTACATTTGATGATGGCCCCCATGATTTTACTCTGCCAGTTCTTGATGTTTTAAAGAAGTACAATGTTAAAGCTACTTTTTTTTGCATCGGAAAAAATGTCGAATCACATCCGGAAAACTTAAAAAAAATTATTGACGAAGGTCATGTGATTGGAAATCATTCGTATAGTCATTCGTCGGTTTTTGATTTTTATAGAAAAGACCGCGTGATAGCCGAAATTAAAAAAACGGATGCCTTGATTGAATCGGTTACAGGAAAAAAAACAACACTGTTTAGACCGCCGTATGGAGTTACCAATCCTTCAATTCGAAGAGCTCTGGCCGTTACCAAACACAAAACAATTGGTTGGAATATTAGGTCATTGGATGGTATTATAAAAAACGAAAAATTTATTTTTGAAAGAGTTATTAAAAGGATTAAACCCGGAGGAATTGTACTTTTGCATGATACATCCCTGCAAACGGTAATTGTATTGGAACAAATATTGCAATTTTTACAAAAAAATAATTATACGGTTGTTTCACTAGAGCAACTGTTGCATATCAAAGCTTATGAAGATTAA
- a CDS encoding beta-ketoacyl-[acyl-carrier-protein] synthase family protein, which produces MNKGVAITGMGIISSIGNTVEENFNALLNSQVAITTIENISTVHADVIKVGEIKKNNQELIEELKLDRDNNFSRTAMLGAIAAKQAVKNAGITSINEYKTGLVSATSVGGMDMTERFYYEYFENPETIKYISSHNAGDVTDKIASELGLIGMVTTISTACSSAANAIMLGARLIKSGKLDRVIVGGTDALSKFTINGFKTLMILSDGYNTPFDNDRKGLNLGEAAAYLVLESDEIVKKENKKVLARVSGYGNANDAFHQTASSENGDGAFLAMEKAFQVAQLKREQIDYINVHGTATPNNDLSEGRAMVRIFGENNAPDFSSTKPFTGHTLAAAAAIEAVFSVLAIQHNVVFPNLNFKTPMTEFNLIPQTTLKHKNIEHVLSNSFGFGGNCSTLIFSKSE; this is translated from the coding sequence ATGAATAAAGGAGTCGCCATAACGGGTATGGGTATAATTTCTTCCATCGGAAATACCGTTGAAGAAAATTTTAACGCCTTGCTGAACAGCCAGGTAGCAATTACAACCATCGAAAATATTTCGACAGTACATGCTGATGTCATTAAAGTAGGGGAAATTAAAAAAAACAATCAGGAATTAATTGAAGAATTGAAGTTAGATCGAGATAATAATTTTTCCAGAACAGCTATGCTTGGTGCAATTGCAGCAAAACAAGCCGTAAAAAATGCGGGTATTACTTCGATTAACGAATATAAAACAGGTTTGGTTTCGGCAACTAGTGTGGGCGGAATGGATATGACGGAACGCTTCTACTATGAATATTTTGAAAATCCAGAGACTATAAAATACATCAGTAGCCATAATGCCGGGGATGTTACCGATAAAATTGCAAGTGAATTGGGGCTAATTGGAATGGTTACCACCATCAGCACTGCCTGTTCTTCGGCGGCGAACGCCATTATGCTGGGTGCCCGTTTGATAAAATCGGGCAAACTGGATCGCGTTATTGTTGGTGGAACAGATGCTTTGTCAAAATTTACAATCAATGGGTTTAAGACCTTAATGATTTTATCAGATGGATATAATACTCCGTTTGATAACGATCGTAAAGGGCTGAATCTGGGTGAAGCTGCTGCTTATCTGGTCCTTGAATCAGATGAAATTGTAAAAAAAGAAAACAAGAAAGTACTGGCCAGAGTTTCTGGTTATGGCAATGCAAATGATGCTTTTCATCAAACGGCCTCTTCAGAGAATGGAGATGGTGCTTTTTTAGCGATGGAAAAAGCTTTTCAGGTAGCACAATTAAAGCGAGAGCAAATTGATTATATCAATGTTCACGGTACTGCAACGCCCAATAATGATTTGTCCGAAGGTCGAGCGATGGTTCGCATTTTTGGAGAAAACAATGCACCAGATTTTAGTTCCACCAAACCTTTTACGGGACATACTTTGGCAGCTGCTGCAGCAATTGAGGCGGTCTTTAGTGTGTTGGCAATTCAGCATAATGTGGTTTTTCCTAATTTGAATTTCAAAACACCAATGACAGAATTTAATTTGATTCCGCAAACAACCTTGAAGCACAAAAATATTGAACATGTATTATCCAATTCTTTTGGTTTTGGGGGTAATTGTTCGACTCTTATATTTTCAAAAAGCGAATAG